The nucleotide window TAAGCGGAAAAGTATGTAAAATTTGCGGTTCGATATGGGCTGAGGGAAAGTGGGTAAAGCAGAAGGACATAACGATCTCCCCGGTAGAGTCTGTGATATATAGAGAACTTGGAAGGAAAGTAAAATTTGACCCGAGTGTTGAGGAGTTCAACTACGACATAGTGAACCAGTACTCTGACCCGAACGGGCATTCTTTCGTCGATATCCAGGTTAAAGGGAGAGTAAAAGGGAAGGAATTTAGAGTTATACGGACGGTCAGCCTCAGGATCGATAGAGTTGTATGCCCCGATTGTATAAAGAAGAAATCACGTTATTATGAAGCTATAATACAGCTAAGGAGCAAAGGGGATAAAGTACTGTCCCCTGAGAAAAAGAGCGTTTTTGAGTCCTTTCTAGACAGAGAAGCCATAGATAGCATATCGGATATCGCCGAAGGAAAGGAAGGAGTAGACTATTACTTTATAAAGAAAAGTGTAGCGAGAAGGGTAGTATCAACTTTTACTTCAAGTGTCAAAGACGTGAAAGTGGTCGAGACTTATCAGGACGAGACAATAAAAAACGGTAAAAAGTTCGCAAAACTTGTGATATCAGTAAGAGTATGATCCTTTTAGGGATAGACGAGGCCGGAAGGGGTTCGATAATAGGACCGATGATAGTAGCCGGAGTTATAGTTGAGGACCACAAAGCCGACCTCTTAGCCAAACTGGGCGTAAAAGATAGTAAGAAACTGACTAGGAGAAAGAGAGAAGAACTGTTTAAACTGATTGCGTACTACAGCGTGAGCGTGATAGTAGTTAAAGTACTCCCCCAAGACATAGACAGGGAGAACTTAAACGAGTTGACATACGATAGCGTAATAAAGATCATCCAGCTATCGCTGCCTTACAGGCCATCAAAGATCACCGTAGACAAGGTAGGTAAGGAAGAAAGGGTTATTGAGTTTATAAAGGAAATTGGGAGTGAAGCAAATGTAGTCCATAACGCTGACGTGCTCTTCCCCGAATGTAGTGCAGCTAGTATTGTAGCTAAGGTAATCAGAGATAAAGTCACCGATACGTTAAAAGAGATTTATGGAGATTTCGGTAGCGGTTACCCCGGTGACAGTAAAACAATATCGTGGATAAAGAGCACGTATTCCAGAGCTGATAAACCGCCACCTATAATAAGGAGGTCGTGGAAAATTTTACA belongs to Stygiolobus caldivivus and includes:
- a CDS encoding 60S ribosomal export protein NMD3: MARFCVRCGKENVELIGPLCVDCYLETKELVETPKEISGKVCKICGSIWAEGKWVKQKDITISPVESVIYRELGRKVKFDPSVEEFNYDIVNQYSDPNGHSFVDIQVKGRVKGKEFRVIRTVSLRIDRVVCPDCIKKKSRYYEAIIQLRSKGDKVLSPEKKSVFESFLDREAIDSISDIAEGKEGVDYYFIKKSVARRVVSTFTSSVKDVKVVETYQDETIKNGKKFAKLVISVRV
- the rnhB gene encoding ribonuclease HII; the encoded protein is MILLGIDEAGRGSIIGPMIVAGVIVEDHKADLLAKLGVKDSKKLTRRKREELFKLIAYYSVSVIVVKVLPQDIDRENLNELTYDSVIKIIQLSLPYRPSKITVDKVGKEERVIEFIKEIGSEANVVHNADVLFPECSAASIVAKVIRDKVTDTLKEIYGDFGSGYPGDSKTISWIKSTYSRADKPPPIIRRSWKILQEIAPNYYISKHGH